In Anaerolineales bacterium, the following proteins share a genomic window:
- a CDS encoding NB-ARC domain-containing protein: MMGLDKRYLFLAAILAFATFGISLYLYPEWSGAWGLLIVAVIIGVVSFIANFRQAFEKQNKGGEKITTVVSKRVLDVAIPKTVHVGRAIELLVMIRLLESNGLKAFLHLAEITRIEGEDVKTSKDFEIEFYQRSRGVQVAEITLRLISPDFEPKIQQKNISMPINEDSDVHKFLLTPKKAGELVLMLEVYKGKLNVASKTIKTYAVSEQLEISPILVFQLPLKVVLAESPNSTGQGVDVSGTVTKSVIISGSNNRIYLREDNLMNKDNKQGDKSAVDKERKEEAQSGRINIEGSSAGGDILASTSGDVSKIGTQINNPVININQPTLFRPGSAPPRPSLMIGRDDDISALKARLSLSTEGGASLQVLTAIKGWPGVGKTTIASALAYDPDIEKIFPDGVLWTSLGQEPNILSEMATWGRALGTDEILKAKSIEEAQNLLAGLLRNKRMLLIIDDVWKVEDAVPFKVGGPGCATLITTRLDAIANALSPVAENIYRLKVLKDEDALELLRQLAPSVINQHPSECLVLVQELEGLPLALQVAGRLLHAEANYGFGVSQLIDELREGAKLLESIAPADRTDLLTETTPTVAALLQRSLDHLDDKMRECYAYLGVFAPKPATFDMEAMKFVWQMDDPKPVIKTLVDRGLLEYVPELDRYQMHALLVMLAKSLLTEE; this comes from the coding sequence ATGATGGGCTTGGACAAGCGATATTTATTTCTGGCTGCTATTCTGGCTTTTGCCACCTTTGGGATCAGCCTGTATCTGTATCCCGAGTGGAGCGGCGCCTGGGGGTTGTTGATTGTCGCGGTTATCATAGGGGTGGTTAGTTTCATCGCAAACTTCCGGCAGGCTTTTGAAAAACAAAACAAGGGTGGAGAAAAAATAACAACTGTGGTTTCGAAAAGGGTGTTAGACGTTGCTATTCCAAAAACAGTTCATGTTGGTCGAGCAATCGAGCTATTAGTTATGATTCGGCTCTTGGAATCAAATGGATTAAAGGCATTCTTACATTTAGCAGAAATAACGAGAATCGAGGGTGAGGATGTTAAGACATCAAAGGATTTTGAAATTGAGTTCTATCAGAGATCAAGAGGTGTACAAGTCGCAGAAATTACTCTCCGACTAATATCCCCTGATTTTGAGCCAAAGATTCAGCAGAAAAACATATCGATGCCTATCAATGAAGATTCCGATGTACATAAATTTCTACTTACCCCCAAGAAGGCTGGGGAATTGGTTTTGATGCTGGAAGTGTACAAAGGGAAATTGAATGTGGCTTCGAAGACAATAAAAACCTATGCAGTATCCGAACAATTAGAAATTTCGCCAATTCTAGTATTCCAATTACCTCTTAAAGTTGTCCTGGCTGAATCGCCAAATTCCACGGGACAAGGTGTCGATGTGAGTGGCACTGTAACCAAGAGTGTAATCATTTCCGGTAGCAATAATCGCATATATTTGCGGGAGGATAACCTTATGAACAAAGATAATAAACAAGGTGACAAGAGTGCAGTTGACAAAGAGAGAAAAGAGGAAGCCCAATCAGGCAGGATTAATATTGAAGGATCAAGCGCTGGCGGTGACATCTTGGCTTCCACAAGCGGCGATGTCAGTAAGATTGGAACTCAAATCAACAATCCCGTCATCAATATAAACCAGCCGACCCTGTTTCGGCCCGGAAGCGCTCCACCTCGTCCTTCGTTGATGATCGGACGCGATGATGATATCAGCGCACTGAAAGCAAGATTAAGCCTTTCAACTGAAGGTGGAGCTTCACTGCAAGTACTCACAGCAATCAAAGGGTGGCCGGGCGTGGGCAAAACCACAATCGCGTCGGCTCTGGCGTATGATCCCGATATTGAAAAAATCTTCCCCGATGGTGTGTTGTGGACTTCTTTGGGCCAGGAACCAAACATTTTATCGGAAATGGCAACATGGGGGCGCGCATTGGGAACGGACGAGATTTTAAAAGCCAAATCCATCGAAGAGGCACAAAATCTGCTGGCGGGTTTGCTTCGCAATAAACGCATGTTGTTGATCATCGACGATGTATGGAAGGTAGAAGATGCGGTGCCTTTCAAGGTCGGCGGCCCCGGGTGCGCGACACTAATCACTACTCGTCTGGATGCAATTGCAAACGCACTCTCACCGGTAGCAGAAAATATTTATCGCTTAAAGGTTCTAAAAGATGAGGATGCTCTTGAACTCTTGAGGCAGTTGGCGCCCAGTGTTATCAATCAGCACCCCAGCGAGTGCCTGGTCCTCGTACAGGAACTTGAAGGATTGCCTCTCGCTCTGCAAGTCGCTGGACGATTGTTGCATGCTGAGGCAAATTACGGATTTGGAGTTTCACAATTGATTGATGAATTGCGCGAAGGTGCCAAACTTCTTGAGTCTATTGCCCCCGCGGATCGAACCGATCTTTTAACCGAGACCACTCCAACCGTCGCAGCCCTGCTTCAAAGAAGCCTTGATCATCTTGACGATAAAATGAGGGAATGTTACGCCTATCTTGGCGTCTTTGCGCCTAAGCCGGCTACCTTTGACATGGAGGCGATGAAATTCGTGTGGCAAATGGATGATCCAAAGCCTGTCATAAAGACTCTTGTGGATCGCGGGCTATTGGAATATGTGCCTGAATTGGACCGCTATCAAATGCATGCCTTATTGGTTATGTTGGCTAAATCATTGCTGACAGAGGAATAA
- a CDS encoding tetratricopeptide repeat protein has protein sequence MPNLYAAELIHARYFQQTLRECHRLYRSGTDNAIIALQRFDLDWQNIQMGQKWAATNAGSNRTAAILSSFYPDAGATILSMRQPPAQRIEWLKAAIDSAELLDDRSSKSNHLGNLGIVYNEIGRVDLAEGCFREALLLAIESGNHKHEASQLGNLGMLFAQSGRFEQAIAHLEKCRAMMVSLGDWQGQANALGNLGLAYDAVGDFDRALSAFHEALKIFTETGNLYGQENVLGEIGNILIKKGAYRDARDYIEKQIQIANQLGDQYGVSMALDNLAIVNIRLGDLTKVQEYFETSIARDHELGFRKSEANGLGNLGNLLVRLGKFDDALAAYESQNLIGRELNSKVIQRDSFTNFGNYYLARSEYPQALEHFQKALALDQEIGDQYGEGVDTLNAGTALRFLEKVKDALEYHQRALEIAQKIGDRYGEGNAFANIGSDYKVLGELELAQQYFEKHLEIATEIGDIKGQADALQNQASIDLQMDRNEQALKRLQEAIRLYRHIGSPEADKLEEFLNSPNA, from the coding sequence GTGCCTAACCTCTACGCCGCCGAATTAATACATGCCCGTTATTTTCAACAGACATTGAGGGAATGCCACCGCCTTTACCGGTCTGGTACGGATAACGCCATTATTGCGCTACAACGATTTGACCTTGACTGGCAAAATATCCAGATGGGACAGAAATGGGCAGCCACCAATGCAGGATCAAATCGGACCGCGGCGATACTGAGTTCCTTTTATCCGGATGCAGGAGCCACAATCTTGAGCATGCGCCAACCGCCAGCCCAAAGGATTGAATGGCTGAAGGCGGCAATCGACTCAGCTGAACTTCTCGATGATAGATCTTCAAAGTCGAATCATTTGGGTAATCTTGGCATCGTATATAACGAAATTGGAAGGGTTGATCTGGCAGAAGGTTGTTTTCGTGAGGCGTTATTGCTTGCCATTGAAAGTGGGAACCACAAACACGAGGCGTCTCAACTTGGAAATTTGGGCATGCTTTTTGCTCAGTCGGGTCGATTTGAACAGGCGATAGCGCACTTGGAAAAATGTCGTGCCATGATGGTATCTCTCGGTGATTGGCAGGGGCAGGCGAATGCGCTTGGAAATTTGGGATTGGCATATGATGCCGTCGGTGACTTCGATCGCGCGCTTAGCGCCTTCCACGAGGCATTGAAGATATTCACTGAAACGGGAAATCTCTATGGACAGGAAAATGTGCTGGGGGAGATAGGCAATATTCTAATCAAAAAGGGGGCTTATCGGGATGCGCGCGATTATATTGAGAAACAGATACAGATCGCAAATCAACTCGGTGACCAGTATGGAGTCAGCATGGCTTTGGACAATCTTGCCATCGTGAATATTCGCCTCGGTGATTTAACAAAGGTACAGGAGTATTTTGAAACAAGTATAGCCAGGGATCACGAGCTGGGTTTTCGAAAAAGCGAAGCCAACGGGCTGGGAAACCTGGGAAACTTGCTGGTGCGCCTGGGAAAGTTTGACGATGCGCTCGCTGCTTACGAAAGCCAAAATCTCATTGGGCGGGAATTGAATAGCAAAGTCATTCAGCGGGATTCATTCACCAACTTCGGAAACTATTACTTGGCCCGAAGCGAATATCCTCAGGCACTCGAGCATTTTCAAAAGGCATTGGCTCTGGATCAGGAAATAGGCGATCAATATGGAGAGGGGGTGGATACCCTGAACGCCGGCACCGCCTTGCGATTTTTGGAAAAGGTGAAAGATGCACTGGAATATCATCAACGTGCTTTAGAAATTGCGCAAAAAATTGGCGACCGATATGGGGAGGGGAATGCATTTGCCAATATCGGCAGTGATTACAAGGTTCTTGGGGAACTTGAATTGGCACAACAGTATTTTGAGAAACATCTCGAAATAGCCACGGAAATCGGCGATATCAAAGGACAGGCTGATGCGCTGCAAAATCAGGCGTCCATAGATTTACAAATGGATCGAAACGAACAAGCTTTAAAGCGACTGCAAGAAGCAATTCGGCTGTATCGTCACATTGGTTCGCCTGAGGCTGACAAACTGGAAGAATTTCTGAACTCCCCGAACGCTTGA
- a CDS encoding tetratricopeptide repeat protein, translated as MVSAFTASLHHSVCFYNTALEINRSFLKGGPSLTRALALFDMNWENIQNGQAWSATNTARHELAAQVNRRIAVLEILDLLQPFDQRINWLQSGYTASEFLKDVQGKADTTAKLGVAYAKLGQLDTAITYYMRALNLYGEISDQLGIANQLGNLGMAYAAKGNVKQAIQFYERALDIDRNVGDRRGEGTDLGNLGNAYYYLGDYEKAIQYNQQHVSIAREIGDRQGEGEALGSMGAIYDAIGNHPLAFEHHQMYFAIAEEIGDKRGQVTALGNMGVSFEEMGELEKASEYYYRQLVLAMEIKDARRQINAIGGLGNVFRKQGRLREAIGQYQIQLNMAQSIGDSRSAGMALFHIAMCHGLDGDLERAISLGNESLQMLEQVDDPTHNMVRENLEKWKQAVEGG; from the coding sequence ATGGTCAGCGCATTTACCGCCAGCCTTCATCACTCGGTCTGTTTTTATAATACTGCGCTGGAGATAAATCGCTCTTTTTTGAAGGGTGGTCCATCGCTCACGCGAGCACTTGCCCTCTTTGACATGAACTGGGAAAACATTCAGAATGGCCAGGCGTGGTCCGCCACAAATACCGCCAGGCATGAGCTGGCGGCTCAGGTGAATCGTCGTATCGCCGTCCTCGAAATCCTGGATTTACTTCAACCGTTTGACCAGCGTATAAACTGGCTGCAATCCGGGTATACGGCTTCCGAATTTTTGAAGGACGTGCAGGGGAAAGCGGATACGACTGCAAAGCTGGGCGTAGCCTACGCAAAATTGGGGCAGCTGGATACGGCCATCACATACTATATGCGGGCTCTCAATCTCTATGGCGAAATTTCAGATCAGCTTGGCATTGCAAATCAACTGGGCAATCTCGGGATGGCTTATGCCGCAAAAGGCAATGTTAAACAGGCCATCCAGTTTTATGAGAGGGCATTGGACATTGATCGAAATGTCGGGGATCGCAGAGGCGAGGGTACGGATCTAGGGAATCTTGGCAATGCCTATTATTATCTGGGTGATTACGAAAAGGCGATTCAGTACAATCAACAACATGTAAGCATCGCCCGCGAAATCGGAGACCGTCAGGGGGAAGGAGAGGCGCTTGGCAGCATGGGAGCAATTTATGACGCCATAGGCAATCATCCCCTGGCCTTTGAACATCATCAAATGTACTTTGCCATTGCCGAGGAAATCGGGGATAAGCGCGGTCAGGTCACAGCACTTGGAAATATGGGCGTGTCTTTCGAGGAGATGGGCGAGCTTGAGAAAGCATCTGAGTACTATTATCGTCAACTGGTTTTAGCAATGGAAATTAAGGATGCCCGCCGCCAAATCAATGCAATCGGAGGACTAGGGAATGTATTTCGGAAACAAGGCCGGCTTCGCGAGGCAATCGGCCAATACCAGATCCAATTGAATATGGCTCAATCCATCGGAGACTCTCGGTCCGCCGGAATGGCGTTGTTCCACATTGCCATGTGTCATGGTCTTGATGGTGACCTGGAACGCGCCATTTCGCTTGGAAACGAATCATTGCAGATGCTGGAGCAGGTGGACGATCCCACCCACAACATGGTTCGTGAAAACCTTGAGAAGTGGAAACAAGCCGTTGAAGGCGGTTGA
- a CDS encoding tetratricopeptide repeat protein, with protein sequence MMPTLHKAKLRFATFFFHELETANVLYGKGKENIIEGLNKFDLEWANIQAAQDWIADQDGFVNLCNRFPDVGASLLAIRLHPKDRIRWLEAALSAARKLGDRTSQAVHLGNLGMAYSEMALIKEALEHHEKALAIDRQLGNINGEATDLNNLGVINQYLGQYEKAYLCFEQARKLFVKSADKKGEGLALTGFASVDISRGNYAIASENLKSALNIFRETADPALEAKALNNLAMVCVRTGDNAQALVLYEQCLDLVRLIGDQRGEARVLGNLGLLHLSAGDLEKASTLLEDCLALSRLVQDRQNISNALSNLGLLYASRGEYEQAIHYHQQHLGLVQEIGYREGEVNALGNLGLAFSALGDYQKASQLCEKQLEISREIGDRRGESAALGNMGVVFKNLGNFDKALELYHLQLTLAREMSERQIEGDALNNIGNVLLSTGRRAEAIPYHQSAIRIYRELGNRRYEAISTFNLAIAYAEARDYPQAIALGRSALAVCEQLQDGNAGIIRNQIMEWEQAFASTKGEL encoded by the coding sequence ATGATGCCTACCCTACACAAAGCAAAACTGCGGTTTGCTACCTTCTTTTTCCATGAGCTGGAAACTGCCAACGTGCTTTATGGGAAGGGAAAAGAGAATATCATTGAGGGATTGAATAAATTCGATTTGGAATGGGCGAACATCCAGGCGGCACAAGACTGGATTGCCGATCAGGATGGCTTCGTAAATCTCTGCAATAGATTTCCTGATGTTGGAGCCAGCCTCCTTGCGATCCGTTTGCATCCGAAAGATCGAATTCGATGGCTGGAGGCCGCCCTCTCCGCCGCTCGAAAACTGGGGGATCGTACCTCTCAAGCAGTGCATTTGGGGAATTTGGGGATGGCGTATTCGGAGATGGCGCTTATTAAAGAGGCATTGGAGCATCACGAGAAAGCGCTGGCAATCGATCGGCAATTGGGGAATATAAACGGTGAGGCAACCGACCTGAATAATCTTGGGGTCATTAATCAATACTTGGGGCAGTATGAAAAAGCCTATTTGTGTTTTGAACAAGCCCGCAAATTATTTGTCAAATCAGCAGACAAGAAAGGGGAGGGGCTGGCATTAACCGGGTTTGCGAGTGTAGATATCAGCAGGGGCAATTACGCAATCGCCAGTGAAAATTTGAAAAGTGCCCTGAATATCTTTCGTGAAACTGCCGATCCCGCACTTGAAGCAAAGGCTCTCAACAATTTGGCTATGGTCTGTGTTCGTACCGGTGACAATGCCCAAGCATTAGTGCTGTATGAGCAGTGCCTGGATTTGGTGCGTCTGATAGGCGATCAACGGGGAGAAGCCAGAGTACTTGGAAATCTGGGGTTGCTTCATCTTTCTGCCGGCGACTTGGAGAAGGCATCCACCCTTTTAGAAGATTGCCTTGCCCTTTCGCGCTTGGTTCAAGACCGGCAGAACATTAGCAATGCCTTGAGCAATCTGGGGCTGCTCTATGCTTCTCGTGGAGAGTATGAACAGGCTATTCATTACCACCAACAACACCTGGGCCTTGTTCAGGAGATTGGCTATCGGGAGGGAGAAGTCAATGCGCTTGGTAATCTTGGCCTTGCCTTTTCAGCCCTCGGTGATTACCAAAAAGCCAGTCAACTATGTGAGAAACAACTCGAGATAAGCAGGGAAATCGGGGACCGGCGGGGAGAAAGCGCAGCGTTGGGAAACATGGGTGTCGTCTTCAAAAACCTGGGAAACTTTGACAAAGCTTTGGAACTCTACCATCTTCAACTTACATTAGCTCGGGAAATGTCCGAACGACAAATTGAAGGCGACGCCCTAAACAATATCGGCAATGTACTTTTGTCCACAGGCAGGAGGGCAGAGGCCATCCCGTATCATCAGTCTGCCATTCGCATTTACAGAGAGCTTGGGAATCGCCGATACGAGGCCATTAGCACATTCAATCTGGCGATTGCTTATGCAGAAGCCAGAGACTATCCACAAGCAATCGCCTTGGGAAGAAGCGCCCTTGCTGTTTGTGAACAATTGCAGGATGGAAATGCTGGTATCATTCGAAATCAGATTATGGAATGGGAACAAGCCTTTGCCAGCACGAAAGGAGAATTGTAA
- a CDS encoding type IV secretory system conjugative DNA transfer family protein, with the protein MIYPKNGYTCIHCGYEFASTPGDCPLCNGQWQGWELLFAPHALDDLRAQVMSWIGQLPFPSVVEWVASSKGLRVRLYLPPHVAESVAQAWAAMTGQHSRWRKLGSASIEGSGYVLHSSNRLPSLIASAKDSDPLLAIGSRLISAARDGREISLRLWLLGNEDQLQERLRSLSAYSYGTEGGVENNTPNPWGLKLDFLRAGLFLGMLTAGISGGILFAGWFNPLPVLLIVIAGVAICLACAWGIRSWLDWRSIPKEVLEKRIQEPLLKAAMTLSTRMDLSLLAGEQSWKPLAKVWPEIRKHGFPLPAGELAGLIAPLQLGEGSGLLDRAVWQEVPAPPPSQPLLEAEFKIGRSVATNEWIGVDPDGHGLATGGSRSGKSSFVFAMLEQLFSRGDDAPGIFLADPHVSLADAFTDAIAQLPDEQRRKAIQRLRIITPDQPQVIPLNLLAVPDFTWAGNAIVQIGRRIWDDYWGPRMQAALLGLFRLAHVWNQKHPEDGLGLLHVVFMAFNKEWRHKAMAQLPPGERMGALALDALLGQTGEGDKWSQGWVTEVISPVLSKVMALELSPWLFSAMHQDRFVDMNKWVEEKAWIVLRLPSGEMGREGARLTASVLYNVFDAAYRRATLERPVPFYFIVDEAQEIGSGMRLESMLSEGAKFGARMFVLAQSLSLMRKVEGMEPVVQALLANTSTQMFFSPDPEDADLIRATLSSTMRYGDMTLDLPSLQCWLRARIAGRWQPPTLTQIKPLPHADSGRVKALIEEVIAAHPADYLPADGWQEKASKVLKGMLPAALSHLLDEFLAVRMENQNGRVTQPAAQEDERRLGF; encoded by the coding sequence ACGGGTACACGTGTATTCATTGTGGTTATGAATTTGCATCTACACCAGGTGATTGTCCTCTTTGCAATGGACAATGGCAGGGCTGGGAATTGCTCTTTGCTCCGCACGCTCTCGATGATCTGCGCGCGCAGGTGATGAGCTGGATTGGACAGTTGCCTTTTCCTTCCGTGGTCGAATGGGTCGCTTCGTCCAAGGGATTGCGCGTTCGTTTGTATCTCCCTCCTCATGTGGCGGAGAGCGTCGCACAGGCCTGGGCTGCCATGACCGGACAGCATTCCCGCTGGCGGAAGTTGGGCTCTGCCTCCATCGAAGGAAGCGGCTATGTACTGCATTCCTCCAATCGTTTGCCATCGCTCATCGCCTCCGCGAAAGACAGCGACCCGCTGCTTGCCATCGGAAGCCGGTTGATCAGCGCGGCGCGGGATGGCAGAGAAATCAGTTTGAGGTTGTGGCTGTTGGGGAATGAAGATCAATTGCAGGAGCGCCTGCGCAGCCTTTCCGCCTACTCATATGGAACGGAAGGTGGTGTCGAAAATAACACGCCGAACCCCTGGGGATTGAAATTGGATTTTCTGCGCGCCGGATTGTTTCTTGGCATGTTGACGGCGGGCATCAGCGGGGGCATCCTGTTCGCCGGCTGGTTCAATCCTCTGCCTGTCCTCTTGATTGTGATCGCGGGCGTCGCAATTTGTCTTGCCTGTGCCTGGGGGATTCGTTCCTGGCTGGATTGGCGCTCGATCCCGAAGGAAGTTTTGGAAAAGCGCATTCAGGAGCCTTTGCTCAAAGCCGCCATGACGCTATCTACCCGGATGGATTTGTCTCTATTGGCAGGAGAGCAATCCTGGAAACCTCTTGCCAAGGTATGGCCTGAAATTCGCAAGCATGGCTTTCCCCTGCCAGCAGGGGAGCTGGCAGGTCTGATCGCTCCGCTTCAATTGGGAGAAGGCTCCGGGCTGTTGGATCGCGCCGTCTGGCAGGAGGTACCTGCGCCGCCGCCATCCCAGCCTTTGCTCGAAGCGGAATTCAAGATTGGGCGAAGTGTTGCCACAAATGAATGGATAGGTGTGGACCCGGACGGGCATGGACTCGCCACAGGCGGCAGCCGCAGCGGTAAATCGTCCTTCGTCTTTGCGATGTTGGAGCAATTGTTTTCCCGCGGCGATGACGCGCCTGGCATCTTCCTCGCCGATCCGCATGTTTCCCTGGCGGATGCCTTCACGGATGCGATTGCCCAACTGCCGGATGAGCAACGGCGGAAGGCAATCCAGAGATTACGGATCATCACACCCGACCAGCCTCAAGTCATCCCATTGAATCTGCTCGCGGTCCCCGACTTTACCTGGGCTGGCAACGCCATCGTGCAGATCGGCCGGCGCATTTGGGACGATTACTGGGGACCGCGCATGCAGGCGGCCCTGCTTGGGTTGTTCCGCCTGGCGCACGTCTGGAATCAAAAACATCCCGAAGATGGTCTCGGTCTCCTGCATGTGGTCTTCATGGCCTTCAACAAGGAATGGCGGCACAAGGCGATGGCGCAATTGCCGCCGGGTGAGCGCATGGGCGCGCTGGCTTTGGATGCCCTGCTTGGACAGACTGGCGAAGGGGATAAGTGGAGTCAGGGCTGGGTCACGGAAGTCATCAGCCCTGTGCTCTCCAAGGTGATGGCGCTGGAACTCTCCCCCTGGCTGTTTTCCGCCATGCACCAGGATCGCTTCGTGGATATGAACAAATGGGTGGAGGAAAAGGCCTGGATCGTTCTGCGCCTGCCTTCTGGCGAGATGGGACGCGAGGGCGCGCGGTTGACCGCTTCAGTTTTATACAACGTCTTTGATGCGGCTTATCGGCGCGCGACGCTGGAAAGACCTGTGCCCTTTTATTTCATTGTGGATGAAGCGCAGGAGATCGGTTCGGGGATGAGACTGGAATCCATGCTTTCAGAGGGCGCCAAGTTCGGCGCGCGCATGTTCGTGCTGGCGCAATCGCTCTCCTTGATGCGCAAAGTGGAAGGAATGGAGCCGGTCGTGCAGGCGTTGCTCGCCAACACCTCCACGCAAATGTTCTTCTCTCCCGACCCGGAAGACGCCGACTTAATTCGCGCCACGTTGAGCTCCACAATGCGATATGGCGACATGACACTGGACCTGCCTTCCCTGCAATGTTGGCTTCGCGCCCGTATCGCCGGCCGCTGGCAGCCGCCCACGCTGACCCAGATCAAGCCCTTGCCGCACGCTGATAGTGGCAGGGTGAAAGCGCTGATCGAAGAAGTGATTGCGGCGCATCCTGCGGATTACCTCCCCGCCGACGGCTGGCAGGAAAAAGCATCGAAGGTCCTGAAGGGCATGCTTCCTGCGGCGTTGTCCCATCTGCTGGATGAGTTTCTGGCGGTGAGAATGGAAAATCAGAACGGCAGAGTCACCCAGCCTGCGGCGCAGGAGGATGAACGGAGGCTGGGTTTCTGA